A genomic region of Pelodiscus sinensis isolate JC-2024 chromosome 17, ASM4963464v1, whole genome shotgun sequence contains the following coding sequences:
- the LOC102444659 gene encoding proton-coupled amino acid transporter 1 isoform X2: MSTRRLRSEDYNDYSSTEATPEGSPPEGANGFASPASYQRFGESNGTTWFQTLIHLVKGNIGTGLLGLPLAVKNAGIVLGPLSLLVMGIAAVHCMSLLVKCAHHFCHKYQRPFVDYGDAVMYGLEATPSTWLRSHAIWGRYVVGFFLILTQLGFCCVYFVFLADNLKQVISAANSTTNDCYSNKTIELAPAMDSRLFILSLLPFLVLLVYIQNLKFLSIFSMVANLVMLCSLVMINWYIFTGIPDPSHLPLVAGWKTYPLFFGTAIFAFEGIGVVLPLENKMKNPRQFPTILYVGMALVTVLYISLGVLGYLRFGADIQASITLNLPNCWQSRLERAAGRGEKERGFFFLPPAKNPDLASEGRDERAQGTGCTSLSSCSTPLGSSSPSRCSSTSRLRSSCPWPSPRCRSAGPCGSTCFSGRASSA; the protein is encoded by the exons ATGTCCACCAGGAGGCTGCGCAGCGAGGACTACAACGACTACAGCTCCACAGAGGCAACACCCGAAGGGAGCCCCCCCGAAGGCGCAAACGGCTTCGCCTCTCCCGCGTCCTACCAGCGGTTCGGGGAAAGCAACGGGACGAC ATGGTTTCAAACCTTGATCCACCTGGTGAAGGGGAATATcggcacaggcctgctgggcctgcccctggCTGTGAAAAACGCTGGCATCGTG CTGGGCCCGCTCAGTTTGCTGGTGATGGGGATCGCTGCCGTGCACTGTATGAGCCTCCTGGTGAAATGCGCTCACCACTTCTGCCACAA GTATCAAAGGCCGTTTGTGGACTATGGGGACGCTGTGATGTACGGGCTGGAAGCCACCCCTAGCACCTGGCTTCGGTCCCATGCCATCTGGGGAAG GTATGTAGTGGGATTTTTCTTGATTCTCAcccagctggggttctgctgtgTGTATTTCGTATTTCTGGCTGACAATCTGAAGCAG GTCATCTCGGCAGCAAATAGCACCACCAATGACTGCTACTCCAACAAAACCATCGAGCTGGCTCCCGCCATGGACTCCCGCCTGTTCATCCTCTCCTTGCTGCCGTTCCTGGTGCTGCTTGTCTACATCCAGAATCTCAAGTTCCTATCCATCTTTTCCATGGTGGCCAACCTGGTCATGCTGTGCAGTCTCGTCATGATAAACTGGTATATCTTTACG GGCATTCCGGACCCCAGCCACCTGCCTCTGGTCGCGGGCTGGAAGACCTACCCGCTGTTTTTTGGCACGGCTATCTTTGCTTTCGAAGGGATTGGAGTG GTGCTGCCcctggaaaacaaaatgaagaaTCCCCGGCAGTTCCCTACGATCCTGTATGTGGGAATGGCCCTCGTCACCGTCTTGTACATCAGCCTGGGGGTTCTGGGGTACCTGCGATTCGGAGCCGACATCCAGGCCAGCATTACTCTCAACCTGCCCAATTGCTG GCAGAGTAGACTCGAGCGTGCTGCAGGACGAGGAGAAAAGGAgcgggggtttttttttcttcctcccgcCAAGAACCCAGATTTGGCTAGCGAAGGCAGGGATGAGAGAGCCCAGGGAACAG GCTGTACCAGTCTGTCAAGCTGCTCTACTCCATTGGGATCTTCTTCACCTTCGCGCTGCAGTTCTACGTCCCGGCTGAGATCATCCTGCCCGTGGCCATCTCCCAGGTGCCGGAGCGCTGGGCCCTGTGGCTCAACCTGCTTCTCCGGACGTGCCTCGTCTGCGTGA